aatgttattttggacacatcctcattcctaattctcaactgatggttgcctgatcgtaggtctatcttggaaaagaatctagccccttggagctgatcaaacagatcatcgatccgaggaagcggatacttgttcttcacagtcaccttattcagctgtctataatcaatacacaacctcaatgacccatctttctttctcacaaatagaataggagcgccccaaggtgaagtgctcggacttaTGAaatccttgtccaaaagctcatgtagttgctcctttagctcttttaaCTTTGctagtgccatcctgtaaggcggcattgatatggggttcgtACTcgacacaacatcaatgcagaactctatttctcttcttggtggcaaccctggaagctcctcagggaagacgtctataaattctctgacaacaggaacattttccatgttaacatcttctacagatgtatctctcactaatgccaaatacccttaacatccacgcctcaacatttttctagcactaattactgacaccaaattatatggagccacgctactatcaccatcaaagctaaactcttccatactaggtatgtggaaatacacattTTTGTTTCTGCAGTCTAAAgtagcataatgagttgccaaccaatccattcccaaaattacatcgaaatccattactggtatagGAACTAAGTCTATTGGGAGGattcttccatccactactactggactacccggaaaaaccatatctacatctatgttgtcactaagtggggtagctacagacaaagggcattctaaagttgtagggttcctacccaatctcatgggaAAAACAggagagacaaatgagtgcgtagcacccggatctatcaaaacacgagcctcataggaacaaactagaagaatacctgtcaCAATTGTAttagaagcctgagcatcctggtgggttagggtgaaaacccgagcttgacccttaCCCTGTGTTGCAGAACCCTaatattgacttctacctcctgacttgcctccaaatccacatccTCCTTGTCAtcagccctgttggccactgaactgactgcctgccatgctggaagcaccaggatacaactgacaaGGAACATTTGTAACAGAACCctatgaccccatctgtggctcactgaacactggacattctctagcaaagtgaccctgctGACCACATCGAAAACATACTCCCGAACCCATCAtataaggtcctgaatgtcctcttccacactgtgtgcaaggtgcaaagaaggatcctgaaccagacccagaactactataacccgaactgtgaccactgctagatccgtaccctggtctaaatcctcgagatttgtgtttaaaaccacccttcttgttgcttctacctcttcctctgtagtGACTTTGGCCGCTACTATTCGTGGTACCCGTGTAGGGAATACCTGAAGAACCttctactttatttttatttgctcTTCCATTATCATCTCatgtatagctaatctcaatttGTCAGGCTCGATCAATTACCATATCAAataactgatcagacatcatggccaggtttgcatacctcatgtccagcccctttaggaatctttttaccttcatactttctgcAGCCActactgtaggggcatacctgctcagttcaAGAAAttatgtagcatattcatctacagatctgtcattctaccttaaggcctcaaaggcccactgcttttgatctctgaaactttctggcataAACTTGTTGATAAACAattccacaaactgggtccaagATAATCCCTCAATATGAGGTAGTGCATAGTCTGTCATCTACTGTCTTGGCACTGGCCCCAATACATGttgcacacactctataagcctcctatcagtcaatttgcaactccatccctgcctgtttgcaggaatccaaaaatcgataggcatcgtttgacacatcataagtaccaagcaccaacttcttgaaattaattatttgtttgtaaggttcccctcttggtgcggtgggctgctgttgttggggagggtggaccatatactgtgccatcatattgaTAGTTCTCTGCAATCCGACTAAGGTAGCAGCTATTGGGTCCATTGGACCCcgagccataaaagactgatcctgaactggtggcagctgctcttgtacttgagcagctctaagcctcctaccccgcctcctcggggcaggagcctcatcctgtgccaacacctcgtcaggcacatccggttctagtgcagtggcagctcttctgcttttacgcattttcctgaaattcaacaacattagcccacaaaatttcaaaatggcatgttacacacaattatataaagtagaaactagaagcaaagatgacaatgcaagatgaatgtggactctattctccgcatgtgactcctattagactcttcccaatactttagacaaatattccctatgaatctggagcctaagctctgataccacatttgttacAACCCAATCTATGGGctggaccagcactaggacttgggccagcctaaagcccccgaggcccatattaagcctaactattcttcaacccaactctaaagcccatttgggcccaatttcaagaattcaaccggacagagtccggccataaaatggaccatttaacggggagtttttgactcgcttgacctataaacacaatatataataaattggggagcgcagctcaccctccacataatcaaaatgtcataactcaaatgggagctcagctccctcatccaatcccatcatgcatacatttaataattttacaggtccaacatcacttttataatacagtcttaaaataaaaataagtgcttctaacatatacagagtctaaaatttaactcaattgtacaaaatatattaaatactattaatggacctgcgaagaagaagagcagattagCCACAACAAActtgtagcctagaaaaatagatgaacagaagtgagcgtttaacttagagagtaaaatatcaattttaaccataatctctatagctatctaaagctaatgcaccctgtggagtgaaatgcaatatcgtcataattttcatatcataacagtaaaaaggcaatttggagcactcacatacccaacactgtcaaacaatacatatgtgggaactgatcccctatacagccctcttaatccaacctctgccagtgagtgtctctcaagccggacttttgcttaataaaccaaatgcgtggtcccagcgagtgtctctcaagccgtgtctaccccaaaggagcaggtcccagtgagtgtctctcaagtcgtgtctacccgtcctatccatatccaataccataccacacgcacgccacgtgcacacactgctccaaattaccacaaacaacatccatggcagtttaacaattatgaatgcaatataaaacgtgcctagtgtttaactacatagatacatatttataagtgatgcatgggcatgcttgaacatataataatatcgaaattataattaaaattaatattttactcacagacttaaacgAAGTCACTGTGTCCGCTGGGTggaggaggaaggttgtcccgacttacttgataattttattacaattatttaatacatttaactcaatacaaactaagaaaagaccaaagatgtcctaagttgtgtcgaaaatccggcagagtctcctttACACCTAGAAtctacctaacctgcaaaatggctcaaaatgcacttctatatccataaatcgcacatccacaactcaatcacatcacatagcccctcctgggcccctccaaacagtcaacaatcacaatgtgaaaaattacagtttagtccttataattatccctttttgaaaaaactacccaaataaactctaaaaattctaacactttgccccgtggtccttagcattattactaagctaatgcaaaaggaattataattttctaagctatcacgaatattttatagatttttaatccaatttaagtactagataattaagaaaaagtaaggttcgggtttacctatgccaattccgacctCGGGAATGCGCTCGGggcatctgacaatggtgggatagccaaaatcttgacccaattccaagactttttcggtagttaGTCTGTTCGGCTCGAAATTTACAGATCCGGGCAACCGTTGAATTCTgctaattgaaggtacctacacgaagcccacaacacgagggttaatatataattttcacggaattttctaagctcatttagtgctcgaaaaaatactacaaaATTTTGCGGGATCCACCGAAAAACagtgtcaaaaaattttaaaattggtaTTGCCACaaagctcttgacgagtggagcactccagtactctcggttttctcgtggggttcacgctttgcaagaaatttagcccaaaagtcgaaatgagctaaaatttttcgaacaaaaattggacaaaccgctagatggattttggtatttttggtgtctatggaaagtctCGAGGTGTAGAAGAGATTTGGCATAAAAcctggtccgattggtggccggatctgcCGGAATCGACTCGGGAAGACGAAACAACGGTTGCGCGTTAGGGCGTCTTCAGGCGCGTTTTCCCAGCGCCTCGCGACGGCTGGCAAGGGGGACAGGCTTGGGTGGCGCGCTGGAGAGTTGGGAAGGCTGGGGCGACGGTGGAGCGGCGAGAgggggagagaggagagagaaaacgagagagagagagacagagtgagagagagagagtgtgtgtcgGGAGCGCGCGCGgagggaagaagaaaaggaaatggccggtccgattcaaccaGTCCGATCCAATCCTATTTGATTCGGTCAGTcctattcaggatacaaaattttgaattttactctgccttgggaacgAAAACAAGGTcaaaaaattcttaaaaaattctaaaaaactcagaaaaattagtagagtccaaatatatttttagttttaccatgtggtctttaaattaatttttaaaaatcatcaaagttttttattttcggaaaatcgaatccgatttctaaaatccgaaaaaattcaaataattttctaaaatttaaataaaatataatataaataattaccgataaaataataaatttaaaaattaggggtgttacaattaattactttaaggtcCCTAAAAATTGTGGTTAATTACAAAATCATTAACatattttacaaattaatccttaaatattataactatttacaaataaactcttgtaattttgTAAATTCTATTTATGCCATtatcattttaataatatatatatatatatatatatatatatatatatatatatatatatatagtaatttataatattttcatatattaattatattattatatatgaaaaaagaaaaaaatatgaacatagataaaaaaaaaaattttaaggactaaattattttcatattaaaaataaagttaaaattattttgatatttttactaaatttaatagaaaactaaccgtaattataaaaatatgaacTACCTTATAGGTTTAttaaaaagtcaatgactaaattatttaattttaaaattatatggaCTAATTTATAAGTTTAACAAAATCTTACAGACTAAATtaccaataaaataaaatttcaatataATAAATACGATACATCAATAAATTACGCTGCACTCAATTCAAATAAGAGTAAGAGttataaaatgaatttttttttaaatataaaatttgaatagCAGATTAAATATTTTCATTATAGAAAATTATGCAAAATGTTTACCTAACATATATtagaaataataaattaaaattaaaaaaatataaagttaAAAGATGGAATCAATTGGATAATTCATAAttctaagaaattaaaaaaaaaaaaagaatattatgTTAAATCGAAGTACAAAACTTTTCTCAATTATTAATAATTGAAAACTTTTCTTTCTTGTAAAGGCAATGGGGTGCAGATAaggcatgaagaaaaaaaaatattcataGCAACAAAGattagattattaattaattaatgataatttaaaaaaaaaaaaagttgatggAACCTCAAGCTTCACTTATttgtttattaattaattaataagttgATATAGTTTATCTTCCTCAAGGGAATGGAAGCTGATCCGATGACACGAGCGGTATACATTCACTCTATGTTCGTATAACGTAAGGGCTGATTACTGTGTGTGACATTCTTATTAttagtaaataataaatatatgctctGATTTTTGCTCATATATATATACCCCCACAAGTTGGATTCCAAGATTATCGACTCGGATTCCACTAATTGTGTTTATTCCcacaaatttatatatatttttttcaagtttttctttatttttattattattatataaagaaTAAGAGAAAATAGATTCAACTatgtataaataattaaaaaaaattaagtattgAAAGGAAAAATATCCGACCTGCCGGATTCGAACCAGCGACCTAAGGATTGTCTGAAAGGTTGATCCTACTACAGTCCTCCGCTCTACCAACTGAGCTAAGGTCGGACATGCTGCAAATCTCTGCCAAATTAATAGTAAAACAATGTCCAATGCCCAATCTATCACATGAAacttttcaatttttatcaattACATTCAATTTCACCGAATTTTGTTATGTGATTGCACATGTCCATTAATCTCCACTATGACTTCGCGGCCTTCAACCCTCAAACACGCTCATCAATCCTCCACATCTGAATTTTACAATCACAAAAGTGAAGGTTACAATCCAAGAATTATAAGTAGGGGAAAAGGGGaacatttctttttaaaaaattctTTTTTCTCTTCGTCTTGTTGTATTCCCTACAAGCAGTACACATGTAAGAGCTATGTTTTCTGAAGACAATGAAAAGGTGATGGTTATTTCAAATAATATTAAGAAAAAGAGGTTGAATCCTGCTCTCATGTGAACTCTTCTGGTGCCTTCAGAATCCTTTCTTTTTGAGATTTTGTTGGTGCTCATTCCCTCTTTTCTCTTTGAGAATTTTTGAGGTAATGGATAGGGTCTTAAGTGTTGAATTAATGAAATTCAAGGACCAAatcattaattttcaaaaaatgataaatgtgttaattaaaatatatctcaAAGACTAAAAGATAACTTATACTTAATTAAAATTGAGCCTAATTGACTTTTAGAGATACCATATAATTTctctattaattttattttaccgtaattattaattttaattttttaaaatttaaattattaaataaaattatcaaatgaAAGTCTAACACAATTTTATCATATTCTTTTTtattagtttaaaattttaatgatttttttttctcattatcTCATTGATATCTTTAGAATCTCTCAATTACTATATTTTTATCAtactcaaatttaaaaaaaaaatcttcataaattaaaatcatatcatttattttattgaatctataattttaattaaacttatttttcatgactactttgaaaaaataaaattcaaaataaatgtgACAAGCATTTTAATTTTAgaccaattaaaatattataagttcaataaattttaatgttaagtatttattatattttaattaataataattatatttttattgagttaattatatataaaataaattttcttattaatttatatttattttatatatattatttttatcaattacatattttaattgaatttctaaattaaatttcTGATCCATAATTATACTTTTATAAATTTAAGAATGATGAATGACTTTTCGGTTAAGGGGGTAAAGGTGTTCAacccaaaaaaagaaaaaggattaTTACGTGTCTGTTTAGAATCCATcctctttaaatatttaaaaaaatatatatatattggaaagAGAGAAGATCGGGTTTGGGCTTGGCAAATGGGCTGGATTGGCATAAGGGACATGTAAAACGTCGGCGTTTCTTATTTTGTAATCCAATAAACCCTAGGTTGGTAGAGCTATATAAACAGATATAccatagcacccacagctgcggCTCTGCTTCTTTCCGAGTCTACTCGTTTCTCGCATCTGTGTAGCTGATCGCACCTGTGTTGCTGATTGAATCCAATGGTATGTCTTAGATCTATGTCTCCTATGAGCTAACATATGCAAAATTAGGAATTTTGATAAATGGGTATTGGTTTTTGTAGGCGCCAAAGAAGGATAAGGCTCCACCACCGTCATCGAAGCCGGCGAAATCTGGAGGAGgaaagcagaagaagaagaagtggagcaAAGGAAAGCAGAAGGAGAAGGTTAACAACATGATCTTGTTCGATCAAGCCACCTATGATAAGCTTCTCTCTGAAGCCCCCAAGTACAAGCTCATCACACCCTCTATCCTCTCAGATCGCTTAAGGGTAATCTTTCCttctttcatctcttttatttaatATACCTACTTGCCATGCAATTGTTGATATCGTAGAAGAGTGATAGCAACCCAGTTATGGTACGGGAGCTTATGATTTTGTAGTTTGATCGTATGAACATGATTCTTAACTTTTACAGAGTGCTCTTTGTGTGTGAAATATCAATATTTGACACCTGTGAATATGGTCAAGAGATGAGAttcgtaaaataattttttttccctgATTGAATGGAGTTGTATAATTGTATTTAGTCCTGGCAATTGACTTAATTGAGCATTCGGCATAGATGCCATATGTATCTTGTGTtcgtttttttttgttttataatCAATATTATGGTGTTAtttacttttctttctttctttttttcttttttatttttgttggcttgGTATGACTTgaactccatactttttcaatacCTTTAGGCAAAAGCTCATTGTTTATCTACTTCTAAATTTAAACTTTCATGTTTTATCCTTCCTACATATATTTCCTTTTTCTACTTAAGTGGGTACTAACATAACAATTAAATTCTTTTGAGTTGCATCGTATAGATATTAGATAGTCATCTGAAGTGAAAGAATTTACATTTGATATGTGTTTTTGGTATTCTGGTTGAGTAGATTCATTGAATTTGGACCAGATTGATGAATATATGGTACAACTGGGTTGGGTGTGAATTTTGAATACTTATTATAGAGATGTATTTCGAATGCAACATTTACAATTTGGCTTTAAAATTTTTGTTCTATCCTTTGTTAGTAAGCTCTTATGTTGTACAATTTGAGCTAAAAACTCTGGTGAATTCTTagatctaaatttttcctatccAAATGCATTGATAATAAGTCCTCTAGAACAAGATTCGCATGCTAATGTAGCAACTGGAGTGTAGGTTAGCAGTATGGCCTCATCTGTGGTCTACTTGAGGAGTGTAGGTTAACAGTATGGCCTCATCTGTGGTCTACTTGAGCATCTTAGATGTACAATTCATGTTTTTTCCTGCCCTTGGTAAAACAACATTGATTTGGACCTCCAAAGTGATAATAGTCTACTGTTTTATATGACCATTATTTCCATTATTATGTTAATGTTATGAGCAATTTGTGTGCTAAGCTTTCAAATGCATTATTAATTCCAGCTTGTTTCTCATTCAATTTTAGTCTATCTAACAGATCAATGGTTCACTTGCAAGGAGGGCAATAAGAGAATTGATGGCAAGAGGTTTGATCAGGATGGTCTCTGCCCATGCCAGCCAGCAGATTTACACTAGGGCGACAAACACCTAGATGTCATTTTGATGTGCTTATCATTTAGTTTATGTAGTTTTATATTTTTGCTAAAGCTTGACTTTTGTTACATTTCCTTCCAAGAGATTGTTTCCATGCATGAGTTACAATCATAGACCATTGTCATTTGTGTTTGATGAAAGATTCTTCAGGTTTTTGAGATGTTGGATTGGGCTTTTGTGCCTTTGGAGTAGTCTACCTTAAACAACAAATTGCTGTGGTATTTTACCTATGATATTTCATTGCATTTTTGCATTTAGCTCCAATGGAAATAAGGGCAGGAAGCTGATTTACTGGTCTTGATTAGATCACGGTCTCAGGTATTTAGGTGAGATTTGGCTTTGAGCCGTCGTGTTTCACTCAAGTAGGAATCGTATTCAGTGGAAAGGACAGGTTCTTGTGGTGGAAATACCTCAAAAACATTACAGAAAGATTTAACAGCATATGTTGAATATCAATTATTGATTCTTCAGTATGATTTTACTTGCACACTTAAAACATGCATGGTAGGAATTTGCCTCCAATGTTGGCGTAGCCTGTATAGTGGCAGAGAATTGTAGAGGCTTAAAACAGGTAGAGTTGGATGTGTTTtggatgagaattatgttagctGGTCTACTTGCAAACGCCAATGGGTGGATAGGTTCTATCTAAAAATGTTGTTTAGTTTGGAGGGTGCCTTTTGCTCCTTGTATGATGGGATGAAGGGCTTGCAGTTACTAAGGAATGGGCCAACTGCAACCCAATGGAATATTTTCTGTTCCTGGGAAACAAAGTTCTCATTTAGGAACATTGGTCTTCCCTTAAACAGTGCCAGAATAGTTAGAGAAGTTGCGGTGTGATGGTGCATGGTCCAATCTAAACAGTCATTTCCATTTGTTTCTTTTTGTTATTTGGGATTTAATGGAGGTTTGAAGACTTTACAGTTTTTCAAACTGACTTTGGTGTGTCAAATTTCATTGGTGGCTAATTTGAAATGTTAATATAGGCCTTTGGTGAGTCAAAATTAATTGGTGGTCATTCTGAAATGGTAATATAGGCCTTGTTTGCGAACGTATTATACTTCTACAAAAGTATATTTCTGGTGAAGTATCTTTGTAGGAACTTACTTTTCAAAATGTGTACAATATATAAATTAACTTGTCaagaaatagtttttttttttttaaattataaaagacaataatatttataaaatagttcaaagtgtaaaaaaattaaaatacaaatcgataaatttattatatttaattagcaAAGTGTAAGTTATTTGCATAAGGAAAGTAAAGTGTTCTATTTATCAGGAAGTTAGTTTAATAATGCAAACCAAATAAAACTATTGGATACTTCTTAGAAAGTTATACTTTCTTAAACCACTTATAGCCAAATAAGGCCATAGTGTTGGGATACTTAAAATGATCAGCACTTTGATTTCAGAATGGGGAGGGATTGCAAAAAATTGAGGTTGATCTAATTGTATAAGTTCAATTTCTGATCAGATGGTGTTGATATGCTCATGTTTGTGTCCTGGTCATGGACAAATTAAATTACAACATTGATCAGAATCCTAGAGAATGCTAATGTTGTCAATAGCAACTCCATTAAAAATTTTCTTCGTACATAATTAACAAAAATGATAGCAACTCCTATAGGTAAATGCtgtaattgttggaataaaagaATGGCAAGTATTAGGATCCGTTCATTTGAAGAAACGTATAATTGCGAAAGCTGCCAAGTTGTATGGAAAGTGGAACTCAATTTCCAGGAATCCAATAGATGATCGACATCGCTTACCATCTTTATTCCTTGGCATTGGCAAGAGGTGAGGTCTGTCTTTGTCAAGCTTAGTCTAAATAACTACATCATTCGTGTGAATGTCTCTGCATAAGCAAATTGGAATTCATATCTTTAACTGTAAATGAAATGACAATCATTTACATTTCATCCCCTCTCCTTGCTCAGAAAATGTAAACCTGCAAATGTGCCCCACCTTTCATGCATAATATTTCATATAAGAAAAATATCCCAGCTCTCATACTGGCCTTACAGTTTTAGTCTCTTGAGTTAAGAGAATGGCCTCGTTCAAGAAAATGACAATGAAACAAAGGGAAAGTATCCAGTATACATTTTGGAATTTGTGCTTGTTTTATATTCCTTTCCAGCACAACCATTACTATTTCTTCAATCCATTGCATGTGGATGAGAAGAAGAGAGATTTGAAATATTTGTCACATAGTCCtttgttttatttttcatatatGCTTCTTCTTGTGTATGATATTTGGTGGTGAATGGTGATCCTTGTTACCAGTAACACCGGGACCATACAAATATTCCTGATTTTTTCCTGGTCGCCTGTTCCTTCCCTACCGCCGATTTATGTCCATGGTTGGTGATGAGTCCCATTTCAGATCCTGTCATTTGTTTCC
This Hevea brasiliensis isolate MT/VB/25A 57/8 unplaced genomic scaffold, ASM3005281v1 Scaf1, whole genome shotgun sequence DNA region includes the following protein-coding sequences:
- the LOC110673064 gene encoding 40S ribosomal protein S25-2, whose amino-acid sequence is MAPKKDKAPPPSSKPAKSGGGKQKKKKWSKGKQKEKVNNMILFDQATYDKLLSEAPKYKLITPSILSDRLRINGSLARRAIRELMARGLIRMVSAHASQQIYTRATNT